A genomic window from Sphingobacterium spiritivorum includes:
- a CDS encoding L-serine ammonia-lyase, with the protein MAKEQISIFDMFKIGVGPSSSHTLGPWRAAQQFTKVLEDKGVLGDVEAVKILLYGSLAKTGVGHGTDIAILLGLSGDDPVTCDVNQITPKVEHIKAAHELVLAGKHVIPFSFKEDLLFLFQESLPFHPNAVTFQAFLKGEKAVSETYYSIGGGFVVQEGDDSGFLSEIDLPFPIDTAQELMLACMRTGLKISDVVMENESAWRSEEETKAGVLRIFTAIKECIYRGCHTSGVLPGGLNVERRAAKLNKKLINGRSYVDFESWVQAIREGGKDFDYILDWVSCFALAVNEENASFGRVVTAPTNGAAGVIPAVLQYFITFHNGFDESKIIQFIATASEIGSIFKKGATISAAMGGCQAEIGVSSAMAAGALTECLGGSQRQVLMASEIAMEHHLGLTCDPIGGLVQVPCIERNTMGAIKAITAAQLALRSNPDKAKVSLDAVVKTMWDTAQDMNVKYKETADGGLAVHIPLSLPEC; encoded by the coding sequence ATGGCAAAAGAGCAGATTTCTATATTTGATATGTTTAAGATTGGGGTAGGGCCTTCCAGTTCGCATACATTGGGTCCATGGCGTGCTGCACAGCAGTTTACCAAAGTCTTAGAAGATAAGGGTGTGTTGGGTGATGTAGAAGCTGTCAAGATCTTATTGTACGGATCACTGGCAAAGACCGGAGTGGGACACGGAACCGATATTGCAATCCTGTTGGGACTGAGCGGAGATGATCCCGTGACCTGTGATGTGAATCAGATCACTCCTAAGGTCGAGCATATCAAAGCAGCTCATGAGCTGGTGCTAGCAGGGAAACATGTTATTCCTTTTTCTTTTAAAGAAGACCTGTTGTTCTTATTTCAGGAAAGTCTTCCTTTTCACCCTAATGCGGTAACATTTCAGGCTTTTTTGAAAGGTGAAAAGGCGGTGAGTGAAACCTACTATTCAATCGGCGGTGGCTTTGTTGTTCAGGAGGGTGACGATTCCGGGTTCTTATCTGAAATAGATTTGCCTTTTCCTATTGATACTGCTCAGGAGCTTATGTTGGCCTGTATGCGTACGGGTTTGAAGATTTCTGATGTCGTCATGGAGAATGAGAGCGCCTGGCGTAGCGAAGAAGAGACTAAAGCCGGAGTACTTCGTATTTTTACAGCTATTAAAGAATGTATCTACAGAGGTTGTCATACTTCGGGTGTCCTTCCGGGCGGATTGAACGTGGAACGACGTGCTGCAAAACTGAATAAAAAACTGATCAATGGCCGTAGTTATGTCGATTTTGAGAGTTGGGTACAGGCTATACGTGAAGGAGGAAAAGATTTTGATTATATTCTGGATTGGGTGAGTTGCTTTGCTTTGGCCGTAAATGAGGAAAATGCTTCATTTGGACGTGTCGTTACGGCGCCTACAAACGGAGCTGCGGGGGTGATTCCGGCGGTGCTTCAATATTTTATTACTTTTCACAATGGATTTGATGAGAGTAAGATTATTCAATTTATTGCTACAGCTTCTGAGATCGGTTCGATTTTTAAAAAGGGAGCGACTATATCTGCGGCAATGGGCGGTTGTCAGGCTGAGATTGGGGTTTCCTCTGCAATGGCTGCCGGAGCGCTGACCGAATGTCTGGGTGGATCTCAACGGCAGGTACTGATGGCTTCGGAGATTGCCATGGAACATCATCTGGGACTGACCTGTGATCCGATCGGTGGGCTTGTGCAGGTGCCTTGTATAGAACGGAACACCATGGGGGCAATTAAGGCAATCACTGCTGCGCAGTTAGCGCTGCGTTCTAATCCGGATAAGGCAAAAGTAAGTCTTGATGCCGTGGTGAAAACGATGTGGGATACCGCACAGGATATGAATGTGAAATATAAAGAAACGGCAGATGGTGGATTGGCTGTACATATTCCGCTTAGTCTTCCTGAATGTTAA
- a CDS encoding MBL fold metallo-hydrolase produces MKYSAIASGSNGNCYYVAKNDSAILVDAGINSKHIHLRMGNLGIQPDTIKAIFITHEHTDHIRGLSVFSKKYNLPVYITEGSYRGSRLHLPSHLVHVIKPDDKVEIGELTVYGIPKYHDAKEPCSFLVSDGQYNIGILTDIGRACDNVRYVIQHADILLLESNYDEEMLRTGRYSYYLKNRISSGWGHISNTVSLEIFNNCRSSRLKHLILTHLSGENNSVELVEQTFAPHCSEIKLSIATRSAETELFDLHALLLKELI; encoded by the coding sequence ATGAAGTATAGTGCTATAGCATCAGGCAGTAACGGTAACTGCTATTACGTGGCGAAGAATGATTCTGCGATTCTGGTTGATGCCGGGATAAACAGTAAGCATATCCATCTGCGCATGGGGAATCTGGGGATTCAGCCTGATACTATAAAAGCAATTTTTATAACACACGAACATACCGACCATATTCGCGGGCTATCGGTTTTTAGCAAAAAATACAATCTTCCGGTGTATATTACTGAAGGAAGTTATCGCGGAAGCCGGTTACATCTCCCTTCTCATCTGGTACATGTAATCAAGCCTGATGATAAAGTGGAGATAGGGGAACTGACGGTATATGGTATTCCCAAATATCATGATGCGAAGGAACCCTGCAGCTTTCTTGTTTCTGACGGACAGTATAATATCGGTATCCTGACCGATATCGGCCGGGCTTGCGATAATGTCAGATATGTTATTCAGCATGCGGATATTCTGCTGTTAGAATCTAACTATGATGAGGAAATGCTTCGTACGGGGCGCTATTCTTATTATCTGAAAAACAGAATCAGTAGCGGATGGGGGCATATCTCCAATACTGTTTCTCTGGAAATTTTCAATAATTGCCGCAGTAGCAGGCTGAAGCACCTGATATTAACTCATCTTTCGGGAGAAAATAACAGTGTAGAGTTGGTGGAACAGACATTTGCCCCGCATTGCTCAGAGATCAAACTGTCCATAGCGACCAGGTCTGCGGAGACCGAATTGTTTGATCTTCATGCTTTGCTCCTGAAGGAATTGATTTAG
- the lipB gene encoding lipoyl(octanoyl) transferase LipB has protein sequence MNKKVQFTDWGLQDYQDAWNRQEEIFKSILDIKHDNRVNEAYTETNNYLIFTEHPHVYTLGKSGHPDNLLLDEQGLEEKQATFYKINRGGDITYHGPGQIVGYPILDLDNFFTDIHLYLRTLEEAIILTLADYGIPAGRYPGYTGVWIDPDNDKARKICAMGVRASRWVTMHGFAFNVNADLSYFGNIVPCGIDDKDVTSMQRELGREIDINEVKDRLKNHLADLFHMELI, from the coding sequence ATGAACAAAAAAGTACAATTCACGGACTGGGGTTTGCAGGATTATCAGGATGCCTGGAACAGACAAGAAGAGATTTTCAAAAGTATATTGGACATCAAGCATGATAATCGTGTCAACGAAGCGTATACAGAGACCAATAACTATCTCATCTTTACTGAGCATCCTCATGTATACACCTTAGGAAAAAGCGGTCACCCGGACAATCTTTTATTAGATGAGCAGGGCCTTGAAGAAAAACAAGCCACCTTCTATAAAATAAATCGCGGCGGAGACATCACCTACCACGGTCCCGGACAGATTGTAGGCTATCCGATTCTGGATCTCGACAATTTCTTCACCGACATTCACCTGTATCTCCGTACATTGGAGGAGGCTATTATTCTGACCCTCGCAGACTATGGAATTCCGGCAGGCAGATACCCCGGATATACCGGCGTATGGATAGATCCTGATAATGACAAAGCCCGCAAAATATGTGCAATGGGTGTGCGCGCCAGCAGATGGGTCACTATGCATGGATTTGCCTTCAATGTAAACGCAGATTTGAGTTATTTCGGAAACATTGTTCCATGTGGAATAGATGATAAAGATGTGACTTCTATGCAGCGTGAACTTGGAAGAGAGATAGATATCAACGAAGTAAAAGACAGATTAAAGAACCATCTGGCAGACCTGTTCCATATGGAACTGATATAA